In Gossypium hirsutum isolate 1008001.06 chromosome D06, Gossypium_hirsutum_v2.1, whole genome shotgun sequence, one genomic interval encodes:
- the LOC107962413 gene encoding Golgi SNAP receptor complex member 1-1 encodes MEVPVSWDALRKQARKLEAQLDEQMNSYRKLVSSKASIKNDLEENGIESGIDRLLKQLQEVNMKMQDWVSSGGSEMVSHTLTRHQEILQDLTQEFYRLRSSLRAKQEHASLLEDFREFDRTRLDLEEGVGSTEQALLKEHAAISRNTGHMDNVISQAQATLGALVLQRSTFGGINSKLSNVSSRLPTVNQILSAIKRKKSMDTIILSLVASVCTFLIFIYWLSK; translated from the exons GCAAGGAAACTCGAAGCTCAGTTGGATGAGCAAATGAATTCATATCGTAAGTTGGTCTCCAGTAAGGCTTCGATAAAAAATGACTTGGAAGAGAATGGTATTGAATCTGGTATCGACCGACTACTAAAACAGCTACAAGAAGTAAATATGAAAATGCAAGACTGGGTCTCATCTGGTGGATCTGAAATGGTTTCTCATACCTTGACTAGGCATCAGGAAATTCTTCAAGATCTCACTCAG GAGTTCTATCGTCTTCGCTCTAGCCTTAGAGCTAAACAAGAACACGCTTCTCTACTGGAGGATTTTAGGGAATTTGATCGGACTAGATTAGACTTGGAAGAAGGTGTTGGTTCCACAGAACAAGCTCTACTTAAGGAGCATGCGGCCATCAGTCGAAATACAGGACAT ATGGATAATGTTATTTCACAAGCTCAAGCAACTCTTGGTGCACTTGTCCTTCAACGTTCTACTTTTGGGGGGATTAATTCAAAGCTCAGCAATGTTAGCAGCCGCCTACCAACG GTAAATCAGATTCTGTCTGCAATAAAGAGGAAAAAGTCTATGGATACCATCATTCTCTCTCTGGTTGCATCTGTATGCACATTTCTTATCTTCATCTACTGGTTGAGCAAGTGA